From a single Bacillus pseudomycoides DSM 12442 genomic region:
- a CDS encoding GNAT family N-acetyltransferase, translated as MNHDEKFTVIKAGLNELDLVTRLFDKYRIFYKQTSNLKEAKKFIQERMENDDSVIFLAFENQIGDVKPLGFVQLYPSFSSVAMKKLWNLNDLYVEQSARQKGVAKALMEKAKEYALETGAKGLTLETAIDNYNAQSLYESMGYEKDDECFHYNFFLK; from the coding sequence ATGAATCATGATGAAAAATTCACGGTAATAAAAGCTGGTTTAAATGAATTAGATTTAGTCACTAGACTTTTTGACAAATATCGAATCTTTTACAAGCAAACATCAAACTTAAAGGAGGCTAAAAAGTTTATTCAGGAAAGAATGGAAAATGATGATTCCGTTATTTTTTTAGCCTTTGAAAATCAAATAGGTGATGTAAAACCGTTAGGATTTGTTCAACTTTATCCATCTTTTTCGTCGGTCGCGATGAAAAAACTTTGGAATTTAAATGATTTATATGTAGAGCAATCAGCGAGACAAAAAGGCGTAGCAAAAGCCTTAATGGAAAAAGCAAAGGAATATGCTTTGGAAACAGGTGCAAAAGGATTAACACTTGAAACAGCTATTGATAATTACAATGCTCAAAGTTTATACGAGTCTATGGGGTATGAAAAGGATGATGAATGTTTTCATTATAATTTCTTTCTTAAATAG
- a CDS encoding AMP-binding protein, producing the protein RANQLAHVLQRKGVGPESVVGVYLPRSAELMSSLLGILKAGGAYVVLDPLYPKSRLQYMIEDAGIQIVVTTAAQESLSEQVETVRLEEITDESVIAPKRQVKPEHLAYIVYTSGSTGKPKGVMVEYRSLMNMVSWHQAVYQITEQDRATQIAGIAFDSAVQEIWPYLTAGAALYLSTEELRINPEALRDWLIDSRITASFAPTPILERLLKLSWPEKTDLRFIITGGDQLTQYPSEQIPFTVINQYGPSENTVVTTDCYVPVGMTTGTPSIGRPIANTEVYVLDSHLQPVPVGVIGDLYIGGKSLARGYANRLELTEEKF; encoded by the coding sequence CGGGCAAATCAGTTGGCACATGTTTTGCAGAGAAAAGGGGTTGGTCCTGAATCAGTTGTGGGTGTCTACCTCCCGAGATCGGCTGAGCTCATGTCAAGTTTACTTGGCATATTAAAAGCTGGCGGGGCCTATGTCGTTCTAGATCCGTTGTATCCGAAATCACGGTTACAATACATGATTGAAGATGCAGGGATCCAAATCGTAGTGACGACAGCAGCGCAAGAAAGCCTTTCTGAGCAGGTCGAAACGGTGAGATTAGAAGAAATAACAGATGAAAGCGTGATCGCACCGAAGCGGCAAGTGAAACCCGAGCACTTAGCTTATATCGTCTACACCTCTGGTTCCACAGGAAAGCCAAAGGGTGTCATGGTCGAATATCGGTCATTGATGAATATGGTCTCTTGGCATCAAGCGGTATACCAAATTACAGAACAGGATCGTGCGACTCAAATTGCGGGGATTGCCTTTGACTCAGCCGTCCAGGAGATTTGGCCTTATCTCACTGCTGGTGCAGCACTATACCTGTCGACAGAAGAGTTGCGAATCAATCCGGAGGCTCTACGAGATTGGCTCATTGATTCACGGATTACGGCTAGCTTTGCGCCTACACCTATTCTGGAAAGACTCTTGAAATTATCTTGGCCAGAGAAGACGGATCTCCGTTTTATCATTACGGGAGGAGATCAGTTAACACAGTATCCATCTGAACAAATCCCTTTTACGGTGATTAATCAGTATGGTCCATCGGAAAATACCGTCGTTACCACTGATTGTTATGTGCCTGTAGGAATGACAACAGGTACTCCGTCGATTGGTCGACCGATTGCGAATACAGAAGTATATGTGTTAGATTCTCACCTTCAGCCGGTGCCAGTGGGTGTGATTGGAGATCTCTATATCGGAGGAAAGAGTCTTGCTCGTGGCTATGCTAATCGTCTGGAACTCACAGAGGAAAAATTTA
- a CDS encoding Rpn family recombination-promoting nuclease/putative transposase, translating to MSNQKLVNLRIDFAFKQLFGTNGSEDILIAFLNAMLQDSLESPIVSLQLEDPHLHREHEEDKLSILDISATLDTGTKVNVEIQLNNNHDMIKRSLYYWGKLFTSQLQKGMPYSSLHKTITINLLNFVMFPEYEAFHTTGILWNKQQQKILSDDIEVHMVEIPKLMQQWRNEQVNPWEDSFVRWLLLLPANEDEHLTQTLEDIAMNQDPILQKAMNKWERMSQDSSFRQAYEAREKVLMDEAAKVAHARNEGKKEGIQEGKIQMIKGMHELGVPLETIAKASKLSINDIERILEEK from the coding sequence GTGTCCAATCAAAAATTAGTAAATTTACGCATCGATTTTGCTTTTAAGCAATTATTTGGTACAAATGGTAGTGAGGATATTCTCATCGCGTTTTTAAATGCGATGCTACAAGATTCCTTAGAATCACCTATTGTTTCTTTACAGCTAGAAGATCCACATTTACATCGAGAACATGAAGAGGATAAATTATCGATTTTAGATATTTCAGCTACATTAGATACAGGAACAAAAGTAAATGTAGAAATACAGCTCAATAATAATCACGATATGATCAAACGAAGTTTGTATTATTGGGGGAAGCTATTCACATCGCAATTGCAAAAGGGGATGCCATATAGTTCTCTTCATAAAACTATCACCATTAATCTGTTAAACTTTGTGATGTTTCCAGAATATGAAGCGTTTCATACAACAGGAATCCTGTGGAATAAGCAACAACAGAAGATATTGAGTGATGATATAGAAGTTCATATGGTTGAGATTCCGAAGTTAATGCAACAGTGGCGGAATGAACAAGTAAATCCCTGGGAAGATTCTTTTGTTCGTTGGTTATTATTACTTCCAGCGAATGAAGATGAACACTTAACTCAAACATTGGAGGACATTGCCATGAATCAAGATCCAATTTTACAAAAAGCAATGAATAAGTGGGAACGCATGAGCCAGGATTCTTCTTTCCGACAAGCCTATGAGGCAAGGGAAAAAGTGTTAATGGATGAAGCTGCAAAGGTTGCTCATGCTCGTAATGAGGGGAAGAAAGAAGGAATCCAAGAAGGAAAAATACAAATGATTAAAGGTATGCATGAACTAGGTGTACCACTCGAAACAATTGCTAAAGCAAGTAAATTAAGTATAAATGATATTGAACGTATTTTAGAGGAGAAATAA
- a CDS encoding recombinase family protein, which produces MNNRKFGYIRVSSKDQNEGRQLEAMKKVGIDERDIFIDKQSGKDFNRQKYQLVKMMLREGDVLYVQSLDRFGRNKEAILNEWKDI; this is translated from the coding sequence TTGAATAACAGAAAATTCGGATATATTCGTGTGAGTAGTAAAGATCAAAATGAAGGTAGACAGCTAGAAGCGATGAAAAAAGTTGGTATTGACGAAAGAGATATTTTCATTGATAAACAATCTGGTAAAGATTTTAATCGTCAAAAATATCAACTTGTAAAAATGATGTTACGGGAGGGCGATGTTTTATATGTACAATCATTAGATCGTTTTGGAAGAAACAAAGAAGCGATTTTAAATGAATGGAAGGATATC
- a CDS encoding glucosaminidase domain-containing protein yields VWYYLNSNGAMKTGWLFDNGVWYYLNSNGTMKTGWLLDGNQWYYLNSNGTMKTGWLQEGSTWYYLQLNGVMQTGFASIDGTTYYFNNSGTWIPENNITATSYINLDLTYASNVTGKEIDADIKKYQPDSPLIGHGNDFVAAQAQYGVNALYLAAHAILESGYGKSEIAYRKHNLFGLRAYDQDPFKYAKYLPTFGDSIAYNANYVRDKYLEKNGSYYYGPTLQGMNVMYSTDQEWSTKIAKIMERIKPFQKQDYLYAKKLPKNPNTLNVDALSNNIPYKTYPQGTKATAKLAAFYYVVPYSFDGVIKSQSVTENNQGTLALGTSVFVHREDPNGWVEFSFTINGNKYWILKTKLNM; encoded by the coding sequence GTTTGGTATTACCTAAACTCTAATGGCGCTATGAAAACAGGGTGGCTTTTTGATAACGGAGTTTGGTATTACTTAAACTCTAATGGCACCATGAAAACAGGATGGCTTCTCGACGGTAACCAGTGGTACTACCTAAATTCAAATGGGACGATGAAAACGGGTTGGCTACAAGAAGGGAGTACATGGTACTATTTACAGCTAAATGGTGTTATGCAAACTGGATTCGCTTCTATTGACGGAACAACGTATTATTTCAATAACAGCGGTACTTGGATTCCTGAAAATAATATTACTGCTACGTCATATATAAACCTTGATTTAACATATGCTTCAAATGTTACTGGTAAAGAAATTGATGCTGACATTAAAAAGTACCAACCAGATAGCCCATTAATTGGACATGGAAACGACTTTGTTGCAGCTCAAGCTCAGTATGGTGTTAACGCACTTTATTTAGCGGCACATGCTATTTTAGAATCCGGATATGGTAAATCTGAAATCGCATATCGCAAACATAATCTATTTGGTTTGCGCGCTTATGATCAGGATCCGTTTAAATATGCAAAATATTTACCAACCTTCGGTGATAGCATTGCCTATAATGCCAATTATGTAAGAGATAAATATTTAGAGAAAAATGGATCATATTACTATGGTCCAACATTGCAAGGTATGAATGTTATGTATTCAACAGATCAAGAATGGTCTACCAAAATCGCAAAAATTATGGAGCGTATTAAACCCTTCCAAAAGCAAGATTATTTATATGCAAAAAAATTACCTAAAAACCCAAATACCTTAAATGTTGACGCACTCTCAAATAATATCCCATATAAAACATATCCACAGGGAACGAAAGCAACTGCTAAACTAGCTGCCTTCTATTACGTTGTACCCTATTCATTTGATGGAGTAATTAAAAGTCAGTCTGTTACAGAAAACAACCAAGGTACATTAGCATTAGGAACATCAGTATTCGTTCATCGCGAAGATCCCAATGGATGGGTCGAATTCTCATTTACAATAAACGGAAATAAATATTGGATATTGAAAACTAAATTAAACATGTAA
- a CDS encoding Lrp/AsnC family transcriptional regulator, which yields MDIIDRKILELLQEDGRITIIQLSKKLNLSRPSVNERLRRLQENGVIQGFAARISHEAIGKNTLVIIQIGNIKIECHRFEEIIKEEMDILECHRVTGANSYFMKAAVTSMKDVTALVDRLIPYGQLNTSVVLSSPVIYRPLLPVNDC from the coding sequence TTGGATATAATTGACCGAAAAATATTGGAACTCCTTCAGGAGGATGGACGGATAACAATTATACAGTTATCGAAAAAATTGAACCTTAGTCGCCCTAGTGTAAATGAACGATTGCGGCGATTACAAGAAAATGGGGTCATTCAAGGTTTTGCAGCACGTATTTCTCATGAGGCAATTGGAAAAAATACACTTGTAATCATTCAAATAGGAAACATAAAAATAGAATGCCACCGATTTGAGGAGATAATTAAAGAGGAAATGGATATTCTAGAATGCCATAGGGTGACAGGTGCAAATAGCTATTTTATGAAGGCAGCAGTTACCTCAATGAAAGATGTAACAGCTCTCGTAGATCGACTTATTCCTTACGGACAATTAAACACATCTGTAGTACTTTCATCACCTGTTATTTATCGTCCTTTGCTCCCTGTGAATGATTGCTAA
- a CDS encoding discoidin domain-containing protein: protein MKKRNNFMFQKPMKVLATSAILATTLFTPTLTNSLTVQAETVSSNLEIFNLETLNQKTDQAIANGNFEGHLSYLSAYLNVKIGNITGAGLQNKLADPAFSAALAQWQLISQTGAAAMNTFAKKDAEHQKFLSWTMKNTDVMNTYLEGGSPTGNNPVNALEIWNTIWNADADSHQGLYLKLAIATSLAHAEPIKYWTNNKPINPLTRYQHYKLADQNSELLPCFRTYDVWHLRLVVNTWSPEEDLTWARKMINTEHPELKSQDKIGTSAYLIQYVTNNKDGVSVQAGNDAFYGLGWNLSSIYRNGAVCGGISKFGVQVSQAFGVAAMPVTQPGHCALIWNDKPSSWNLGNDIFGWGESGRHDVTVIPWSDNSLKNQVPNILLFENAERDSVKLDQSERLRWLAKAISSPAKKSAIYKTATNILPINVLVWKDYVSLMLQNPNVTDAEWQELNNSIVSSFANEPRPMMDLLAQIKSHVLNTSDRAKLQQYTLNILNAFSTITNVNEKQVANNIKAQMPSLGLCLATFSFDGANAGKLMGIKTDTEYSIDGGKTYKAATSNDMLLSNEEISAINSTDGILTRVIGTEQPLLIPIGKVGKVNVYANDDENSVFGLDGTMEFSIDQGSHWTKYNPAAPNLPNLTGNVTLTVRKFATGLNPAGDAVNLKFTDTSVAGLIPRQNLSIAGFSSQQDSDGNAATNAIDGNPATMWHTFWNGSDKAPYITLKLNEVTNISQLAYVPRQGGNPNGNITSYNIYTSMDGINFTKVATGTWEDNNLTKNASFSKVNAQYVKLEVVSGHGGFASASEIKLYKN from the coding sequence ATGAAGAAAAGGAATAATTTTATGTTCCAAAAACCGATGAAAGTACTTGCGACATCTGCTATTTTGGCAACTACACTATTTACACCTACTTTAACAAATAGCTTGACAGTTCAAGCTGAAACGGTGTCATCCAATCTAGAAATATTCAATCTAGAAACATTGAACCAAAAGACAGATCAGGCAATTGCAAATGGTAATTTTGAGGGTCATTTGAGTTATCTCAGTGCGTATCTGAATGTAAAGATTGGAAATATCACTGGAGCGGGTTTACAAAATAAGCTTGCAGACCCAGCATTTTCAGCAGCTTTGGCTCAGTGGCAATTGATCTCACAAACAGGTGCTGCAGCAATGAATACATTCGCTAAAAAAGATGCTGAGCATCAGAAATTTCTTAGCTGGACTATGAAAAATACAGATGTGATGAATACATACCTTGAAGGTGGCAGTCCCACAGGAAACAATCCTGTAAATGCACTTGAGATATGGAATACAATATGGAATGCGGATGCAGATTCTCACCAAGGATTGTATTTAAAATTAGCTATAGCTACATCGTTAGCTCATGCTGAACCTATAAAATATTGGACAAACAATAAACCTATTAATCCATTAACAAGGTACCAACATTATAAATTAGCAGATCAAAATAGTGAGTTACTTCCTTGCTTTAGAACATATGATGTTTGGCATTTAAGATTAGTAGTGAATACTTGGTCACCAGAAGAAGATTTAACTTGGGCAAGAAAAATGATTAATACGGAACATCCCGAATTGAAAAGTCAAGATAAGATAGGAACAAGTGCATATTTGATTCAGTATGTAACAAACAACAAAGATGGAGTTAGCGTTCAAGCTGGAAATGATGCATTCTATGGTTTAGGTTGGAATCTTTCCTCAATTTACAGAAATGGTGCGGTATGCGGTGGTATTTCAAAGTTTGGTGTGCAAGTAAGTCAAGCCTTTGGTGTGGCAGCCATGCCTGTTACACAGCCTGGACATTGTGCACTCATATGGAATGACAAACCATCTTCTTGGAATTTAGGAAATGATATATTTGGATGGGGAGAATCGGGCCGTCATGATGTAACTGTTATTCCATGGTCAGATAATAGTTTGAAAAATCAAGTACCGAACATATTATTATTTGAAAATGCTGAACGTGATTCAGTAAAACTAGATCAATCAGAGCGATTACGTTGGTTAGCGAAAGCGATATCTTCACCAGCTAAGAAAAGTGCAATTTATAAAACAGCTACTAATATTCTACCAATTAATGTTTTAGTATGGAAAGATTACGTTTCTCTCATGTTACAAAATCCAAATGTAACAGATGCTGAGTGGCAAGAATTAAATAACAGTATCGTTTCTTCTTTTGCTAATGAACCAAGACCGATGATGGATCTTCTTGCTCAAATAAAAAGCCATGTTCTGAATACAAGTGATAGAGCTAAGCTTCAGCAATATACTTTAAATATATTAAATGCATTCTCGACAATAACGAATGTCAATGAGAAGCAAGTAGCTAATAATATAAAAGCCCAAATGCCAAGTTTAGGATTGTGCCTTGCTACGTTTAGTTTTGATGGAGCAAATGCAGGGAAATTAATGGGAATAAAAACTGATACGGAATACAGTATTGATGGTGGAAAAACGTATAAAGCTGCTACAAGCAATGATATGCTTCTGAGCAATGAAGAAATCTCAGCAATCAATTCAACAGATGGTATTTTAACAAGAGTGATTGGAACAGAGCAGCCTTTATTAATTCCAATTGGAAAAGTTGGTAAAGTTAATGTTTATGCAAATGATGATGAGAACTCAGTTTTTGGTCTAGACGGTACGATGGAATTCAGCATCGATCAAGGTTCACATTGGACAAAATATAATCCAGCTGCTCCTAATTTACCGAATTTAACAGGAAATGTTACGTTAACAGTTAGAAAATTTGCTACTGGTTTAAATCCAGCAGGTGATGCTGTTAACTTAAAGTTTACTGATACTTCTGTAGCAGGATTAATACCGCGCCAAAACTTATCAATTGCAGGTTTCTCAAGTCAGCAAGATTCAGATGGTAATGCTGCTACAAATGCAATTGATGGAAACCCTGCAACAATGTGGCATACGTTTTGGAATGGAAGCGATAAGGCCCCATACATTACGCTAAAGCTTAATGAAGTTACTAATATATCACAATTAGCTTATGTTCCAAGACAAGGTGGCAATCCTAATGGTAACATAACTAGTTATAATATATACACAAGTATGGATGGAATTAACTTTACAAAAGTTGCAACTGGAACGTGGGAAGATAATAATCTTACAAAGAATGCAAGTTTCAGTAAAGTAAATGCTCAGTATGTAAAGCTTGAAGTTGTATCAGGACACGGTGGATTTGCTTCAGCTTCAGAAATAAAGTTATATAAAAACTAA
- a CDS encoding APC family permease, translating to MSQSLKQTISVPQGIALYVGAVLGSGILILPGMTASIAGANALISWIFMILLSIPLACTFAFLSIDFPSSGGILTFANKAFGHYVGALTGWFFFIAGSVGQIIVSLTGGTYIAFAFNLPHFSTYIIAGILLIIAVIGNYVGLQTSGKVQLSLAGLTLFILLSTSVLAFPVINQESIALHITKNSIMPIGQSAMLIFWSFFGWEAISSLAPEFKNPRKQNIMRSTWGAIVIIGVLYLGIILAVIGTSSYSIGEQTVNEAMNSAALAQVVEKVAGVNGAWVTAILAFIICLGTNNAFIASMSRLGYSLSHERLAPSWLDNLNEKYSTPSRAVLLVGLIATIGLLLSFIFDIGLEQLVFIPNSLAIATYVVGTAAGVKLITNVLGKVLAAIACILCLAAYPFIGSFIAIPIIVAISCIVYITWRGKREKYGAIEA from the coding sequence TTGTCGCAATCATTGAAGCAAACCATTTCGGTTCCACAAGGCATTGCGTTATATGTCGGAGCTGTTTTAGGATCAGGAATTTTGATATTGCCTGGTATGACAGCGAGTATTGCGGGTGCAAACGCACTAATTTCATGGATTTTTATGATACTTCTTAGTATTCCATTAGCCTGTACATTTGCCTTTCTTTCAATCGATTTTCCCAGCTCAGGAGGTATATTGACTTTTGCAAATAAAGCTTTTGGACATTATGTAGGCGCTCTCACTGGATGGTTTTTTTTCATTGCAGGAAGTGTAGGACAAATCATTGTCTCTTTAACAGGTGGGACTTACATAGCTTTTGCATTCAATTTACCACATTTTTCTACCTATATTATTGCAGGCATATTACTCATAATTGCGGTTATCGGAAACTATGTGGGATTACAAACAAGTGGGAAAGTTCAGTTAAGTTTGGCTGGGCTTACATTGTTCATTTTATTGAGTACATCAGTGTTAGCTTTTCCAGTTATTAACCAAGAGAGTATAGCGCTCCATATTACAAAAAATAGCATCATGCCAATTGGGCAATCTGCAATGCTCATTTTTTGGTCATTTTTTGGATGGGAAGCTATCTCCAGTTTGGCACCAGAATTTAAAAACCCAAGAAAACAAAACATCATGCGATCAACATGGGGAGCTATTGTTATAATCGGTGTTTTGTATTTAGGCATTATTTTGGCTGTGATTGGTACGAGTTCTTATTCAATAGGAGAACAAACTGTTAATGAGGCTATGAATAGTGCAGCACTAGCTCAAGTTGTGGAAAAAGTAGCAGGAGTAAATGGTGCTTGGGTAACAGCAATTCTCGCTTTTATTATATGTTTAGGAACGAACAATGCGTTTATTGCGAGTATGAGTCGGTTAGGTTATTCTTTATCCCATGAACGTTTAGCACCCTCATGGTTGGATAACCTTAACGAAAAATATTCAACTCCTAGCCGTGCAGTTTTATTAGTAGGATTAATTGCAACAATAGGTTTATTGTTAAGTTTTATTTTTGACATTGGATTAGAACAGTTAGTATTTATTCCTAACTCACTAGCAATTGCCACCTATGTTGTTGGTACGGCAGCTGGAGTTAAATTGATTACAAATGTCTTGGGTAAGGTATTAGCTGCGATAGCTTGTATACTTTGTCTTGCAGCTTATCCTTTCATCGGTTCTTTTATCGCGATTCCAATCATTGTAGCCATTTCATGTATTGTGTATATCACTTGGAGAGGAAAAAGGGAGAAATATGGTGCAATAGAAGCGTAG
- the mobL gene encoding relaxase MobL, producing MSQTASPSQATVTPGVVTVSRFVTADGKTFQDYVEYVDREDAKREGEAHQKMFSLYQDYMGDAEKTSSLFTEHSNGLKENEKKDLKKMFQLAQKNKSIMWQDVITFDNDWLAEHGVYDPRTRTVDETKLMDVTRIAMKEMLKREK from the coding sequence ATGAGCCAAACAGCAAGTCCTTCACAAGCAACGGTGACGCCTGGTGTGGTGACAGTGTCTCGTTTTGTTACGGCGGATGGAAAAACATTTCAGGATTATGTGGAGTATGTCGACCGAGAAGATGCAAAAAGAGAAGGTGAAGCGCATCAGAAAATGTTTTCTCTGTATCAGGATTATATGGGAGATGCAGAGAAGACATCTTCCCTCTTCACAGAGCATAGTAACGGTTTAAAGGAAAATGAAAAGAAAGATTTAAAAAAGATGTTTCAGCTCGCTCAAAAGAATAAAAGTATTATGTGGCAAGATGTCATCACTTTTGATAATGATTGGCTTGCAGAACATGGTGTGTATGATCCTAGAACACGTACTGTAGATGAAACAAAATTGATGGATGTCACCCGAATAGCGATGAAAGAAATGTTGAAAAGAGAAAAG
- a CDS encoding DUF3937 family protein — MFTNKKGIRIGLGLFISLSVIQFTIGYIGAYYKSSTGNELLISGTWKTVLLDAPKGILVILGAIALYQFTKKLPEKTESI; from the coding sequence ATGTTTACAAATAAAAAGGGGATTCGAATAGGTTTAGGTTTATTTATCTCTTTATCTGTAATTCAATTTACTATCGGTTATATAGGGGCATATTATAAATCTTCTACAGGTAATGAGTTATTAATTTCAGGAACATGGAAAACTGTGTTATTAGATGCCCCTAAAGGTATACTTGTTATTTTAGGAGCAATTGCTTTATATCAATTTACGAAGAAATTACCAGAAAAAACGGAATCTATAT
- a CDS encoding DUF4030 domain-containing protein translates to MKKEKGLLLPLLLTIVLSSCQQSDIEEAKSEGSKVMDTVRNTVNKKDFLSSSVDDKARVVDLEIADTVNTSKLKKEINIQLKNQDIRPYTINISQRDMNIVKIEDRWDRIWSYIFEELFHKKGYKGFSMRAYVESGQPIPFAIYTPINSADSGAKEFGEKIEKEVDDLLKTQQAQKWIENDLYTIEVYSQDNQRIN, encoded by the coding sequence ATGAAGAAAGAAAAAGGGCTATTGTTACCTCTTTTATTAACTATTGTATTAAGTAGCTGCCAACAGAGCGATATAGAAGAAGCAAAAAGTGAAGGTTCAAAAGTTATGGATACTGTTAGGAATACAGTGAATAAAAAAGATTTTCTCAGTTCGTCTGTGGATGATAAAGCGAGAGTTGTAGACCTAGAAATAGCGGATACTGTAAATACAAGTAAATTAAAAAAAGAGATTAACATTCAGTTAAAGAACCAAGATATTAGACCATATACTATTAATATTAGTCAAAGAGATATGAACATTGTAAAAATAGAGGACAGGTGGGACAGAATTTGGAGTTATATTTTTGAAGAATTGTTCCATAAAAAAGGATACAAAGGTTTTTCAATGCGGGCTTATGTAGAATCAGGGCAACCTATTCCATTTGCTATATATACGCCTATAAATAGTGCTGATTCAGGAGCTAAAGAGTTTGGGGAGAAGATCGAGAAAGAAGTTGATGACCTACTTAAAACACAGCAAGCACAAAAATGGATTGAAAATGATTTATATACTATTGAAGTTTATAGTCAAGATAATCAAAGAATCAACTAA